One part of the Engystomops pustulosus unplaced genomic scaffold, aEngPut4.maternal MAT_SCAFFOLD_107, whole genome shotgun sequence genome encodes these proteins:
- the LOC140107051 gene encoding uncharacterized protein yields the protein MGQFSCEKRLFSGANQLSSRQVLHQPIWRSDCSSSSSRIHTKGCFGTCPLSPERFRRVFQSISCPKARRILEAGDRSYLPQPVYSEEEIQDGINQDNHTLNLQELLHDDSGSERCVSAYSSTSESQEVSPGRYTTGQNSTALPVHVSTLRSEFSTQSFYEGRRGVIGSPQVTRHPGDTLSRRLASDSSNGALDVPRSSSSPEDSGGSWVCGQQKEVVSGSCNLSEISRFYNKLFQHDALFVISQNYRSEESDQASDSAPQDNNQESHGSPRSNNLGYRSSPVGKNPYEGSPSVHSLPVVKESAVLGQTNDDLSPSYQGLNLVVPKPTIRQIHPIPSASDPYVRRIQLGLGRPSGRPVGSKEVDTVRVQIAFEPQRNERCTSGTSSLLQSPTRARSFGPIRQPGSCLLYQQAGGHEEPVPCQRVFPPDDLGRADGSQHLSDSYQGSFECAGGLAEPQSSQTFGVVSEQTSVPTNCPENWSSSDRPDGVEIKLSASPVLLPVQAGEPSSGGYTLIRLDRPISLHIPTVPSHSESVTEDQERENDNYSRDSVLAEKGLVPSSPVIVRRGILVSPSPEGLATPERVPSPQPSTSPSGGLEAERGNLRRSGFSDEVIDTLAASRKPKTLKVYQRVWGIYKQWCLSRRASSTHVPSLLQFLQDGLKKGLKFNTLKVHFTAINSSLGGIFSENLLVRRFFRGLKKLKPTVMSPLPSWDLSIVLKHLCQEPFEPISDIPLHLLSWKTVFLVAICSARRISEIQAFSCKEPYLRVMEDCIILRTMPGFLPKIPSQSALNQEIFLPVLGTDAPEEEQGKLQALDVKRSVLAYLQRAEAFRESEALFLQFRGPNKGKRASKSTLARWIKDSISMCYDLEGLPSPLNLKAHSTRSTAASWAEISHISLEQICKAAVWSGPSTFVRHYRLNVGPGVGSAFGKSVICSAASK from the coding sequence ATGGGTCAATTCTCTTGTGAAAAGAGGTTATTCTCTGGAGCTAACCAGCTTTCCTCCAGACAGGTTCTTCATCAACCGATCTGGCGATCTGATTGTTCCTCATCTTCTTCAAGAATTCATACAAAAGGGTGCTTTGGAACCTGTCCCCTATCCCCAGAGAGGTTCAGGCGTGTATTCCAGAGTATTTCCTGTCCCAAAGCAAGGAGGATCTtggaggctggtgatagatcttaCTTACCTCAACCAGTTTATTCTGAAGAAGAGATTCAGGATGGAATCAATCAGGACAACCATACCCTTAATCTCCAGGAACTGCTTCATGACGACAGTGGATCTGAAAGATGCGTATCTGCATATTCCAGTACTTCAGAGTCACAGGAAGTTTCTCCGGGTCGCTATACTACAGGACAAAACAGTACTGCATTACCAGTTCACGTGTCTACCCTTCGGTCTGAGTTCAGCACCCAGAGTTTTTACGAAGGTCGCCGTGGTGTTATCGGCAGCCCTCAGGTTACAAGGCATCCAGGTGATACCCTATCTAGACGACTGGCTTCTGATAGCTCAAACGGAGCACTTGATGTACCACGATCTAGCAGTAGTCCTGAAGACTCTGGAGGTTCATGGGTTTGTGGTCAACAAAAAGAAGTCGTCTCTGGTTCCTGCAACCTCTCAGAAATTTCTAGGTTTTATAATAAACTCTTCCAACATGACGCTCTCTTTGTCATCAGCCAGAATTACCGCTCTGAAGAAAGCGATCAAGCATCTGATTCTGCACCCCAGGACAACAATCAGGAAAGCCATGGCAGTCCTAGGTCGAATAACCTCGGCTATAGAAGCAGTCCCGTGGGCAAAAACCCATATGAGGGGTCTCCAAGCGTCCATTCTCTCCCAGTGGTCAAGGAGTCTGCGGTCCTTGGACAAACCAATGACGATCTCAGCCCAAGCTATCAAGGACTTAATCTGGTGGTTCCGAAACCCACTATTAGGCAGATCCATCCAATTCCTTCAGCCAGTGATCCTTACGTCAGACGCATCCAATTGGGGCTGGGGCGCCCTTCTGGAAGGCCAGTGGGTTCAAAAGAGGTGGACACGGTCCGAGTCCAAATTGCCTTCGAACCTCAAAGAAATGAGAGATGTACGTCTGGCACTTCTTCACTTCTCCAGTCTCCTACTCGGGCAAGAAGTTTTGGTCCGATCAGACAACCTGGCAGTTGTCTTCTATATCAACAAGCAGGGGGGCACGAAGAGCCGGTCCCTTGCCAGAGAGTGTTCCCTCCTGATGACCTGGGCCGAGCAGACGGTTCACAACATCTCAGCGATTCATATCAGGGGAGTTTTGAATGTGCAGGCGGATTGGCTGAGCCGCAATCCAGTCAGACCTTCGGAGTGGTCTCTGAACAAACAAGTGTTCCAACAAATTGTCCAGAAAATTGGTCTTCCTCAGATAGACCTGATGGCGTCGAGATCAAACTCTCAGCTTCCCCAGTTTTGCTCCCTGTACAAGCAGGAGAACCCAGTAGTGGTGGATACACTCTCATTCGACTGGACAGACCAATTTCTTTACATATTCCCACCGTTCCCTCTCATTCCGAGAGTGTTAcagaagatcaggagagagaaaacGACAATTATAGCCGTGATTCCGTTTTGGCCGAGAAGGGCCTGgttccctcttctcctgtcattgTCAGAAGGGGAATTCTGGTTTCTCCCTCCCCGGAAGGACTTGCTACTCCAGAACGGGTTCCTTCACCCCAACCCAGCACCTCTCCATCTGGTGGCCTGGAAGCTGAAAGGGGGAATCTAAGAAGGTCGGGGTTTTCGGATGAGGTTATTGACACATTGGCGGCCTCTAGGAAACCGAAGACGTTAAAAGTCTACCAACGTGTCTGGGGAATCTATAAGCAATGGTGCTTATCAAGAAGAGCTTCTTCTACTCATGTTCCTTCCCTCCTTCAATTTCTGCAGGATGGCTTAAAGAAGGGCCTGAAGTTTAATACACTGAAAGTCCATTTTACCGCCATTAATTCTTCCTTAGGCGGAATCTTCTCTGAGAATCTGTTGGTCAGGAGATTCTTCAGGGGTCTGAAGAAGTTAAAGCCTACAGTTATGTCACCTCTACCGTCATGGGATCTTTCtattgttttaaaacatttatgtcaagaaccattcgaaccaatctcagatatccctctgcatcttctctcctggaagaCTGTTTTCTTGGTGGCCATTTGTTCTGCAAGGAGGATTAGTGAAATCCAAGCCTTCTCCTGTAAGGAACCGTATCTGAGAGTCATGGAAGACTGCATAATTCTTCGTACAATGCCGGGTTTTCTGCCAAAAATACCTTCTCAATCGGCTTTAAATCAAGAGATCTTCCTTCCTGTCCTGGGTACAGATGCCCCggaagaagagcaagggaagcTTCAAGCCCTGGATGTGAAAAGATCAGTTCTCGCTTATCTCCAGAGGGCAGAAGCTTTTAGGGAATCTGAAGCCCTGTTCTTACAGTTCAGAGGTCCTAATAAGGGAAAACGGGCTAGTAAGTCTACCCTAGCCAGATGGATTAAAGATTCAATTTCCATGTGTTATGATCTAGAAGGCCTTCCATCTCCTCTTAATTTGAAAGCGCATTCAACGAGGTCAACGGCTGCTTCATGGGCGGAAATATCCCATATATCCTTGGAACAAATATGCAAGGCGGCAGTATGGTCGGGTCCTTCaaccttcgtcaggcactataggctcaatgtgggccccggggtaggctcggccttcggcaagagtgtaatttgttcggctgcctcgaagtaa